Proteins from one Cyclopterus lumpus isolate fCycLum1 chromosome 11, fCycLum1.pri, whole genome shotgun sequence genomic window:
- the sdc2 gene encoding syndecan-2, producing the protein MRNVWIILTLGLTVFLSGERIADAAKTSSQADDLYLDDTGSGGYYPEDDDDFNSGSGSGGGEKVVVALEEAVTVSMVYIEPNAAEPTQDATKEFTPRVETATVREKAKDSTPRKPFRTEAPVPVTEDMQRNQMTSTTSAPGSPQEPIEVRTENLFQRTEVLAAVIAGGVIGFLFAIFLILLLVYRMRKKDEGSYDLGERKPSGAAYQKAPTKEFYA; encoded by the exons ATAGCAGACGCAGCCAAGACCTCCTCTCAGGCGGATGACTTGTACCTGGATGACACAGGCTCAGGAGGCTACTACCCTGAAGACGACGATGACTTTAACTCGGGGTCTGGCTCAG GTGGCGGTGAAAAGGTGGTGGTGGCGCTGGAGGAGGCGGTGACTGTCAGTATGGTTTATATCGAGCCCAACGCAGCGGAACCCACCCAGGACGCCACCAAAGAGTTCACGCCCCGGGTGGAGACGGCCACGGTCAGAGAAAAGGCCAAGGACAGCACGCCCAGGAAACCCTTCAGAACAGAG GCCCCAGTGCCAGTCACAGAGGACATGCAGAGGAACCAGATGACTAGTACGACTAGTGCCCCCGGCTCCCCCCAGGAGCCCATCGAGGTCCGCACTGAAAACCTCTTCCAGCGGACGGAGGTGTTGGCAG CTGTTATTGCAGGCGGCGTGATCGGCTTCCTGTTCGccatcttcctcatcctcctcctggtgTACCGCATGAGGAAGAAGGATGAGGGCAGCTACGACCTGGGAGAGAGGAAACCCTCCGGCGCCGCCTACCAGAAGGCCCCAACCAAGGAGTTTTATGCATAA